Below is a window of Drosophila miranda strain MSH22 chromosome 3, D.miranda_PacBio2.1, whole genome shotgun sequence DNA.
CTTATCAGCCGCTGAATTAGTGTTCAACCAGAGAGAACGAGCGCCCAAAGAGCGTAAACTTTCCCTCAGTTGTAGCTCTATTATACGAGTAGATACACACGttcgtttttcgttttgaaaacTCAGTAAGCCGCCGCCATGGAACGTGAACGGGTCACGCCTAAGAGTTATCCGACCAGCCTCATCGACAAAGACTGGTCTAAGCGTGAACTGTTCTTCAAAAGCAACTCCCAGCGTTTTCTCGATGCCGTTCACGATCTGGAGGTGCGAGACGATGACGTGTGGGTGGTGACGCTGCCAAAATGTGGCACCACTTGGATGCAGGAGTTGGTCTGGTTGCTGATCAACGACTGCAACTTCGAGGCGGCTCTGGCCAAAGACCTGGAACTGCGCAGTCCATTCGTCGAGTAAGAAGAAGTTTAGAAATACTCGTGCCAACAAAAAACTGGATTGTAAACAAATTCATTTGTAGGTTTAATTTCAACACACACGGTGATGATAGTAGGGTCTTTGCGCCTGTCCAAGATATTGTCTCGCCGCGGGTCATCAAGTCCCATCTGCCGCTTCCCCTGCTGCCTGCCCAGTTGTGGCAGAAGCGGCACAAAGTGGTGTACGTGTTTCGGAATCCCCTCGATGCCTTGGTCTCTCGGTACTACCATGGCGTGACCTATGGCCACAACTACGGCAAGACCTTGACACAGTTTATCGAAGAGAATCTTGACACAGATGCCACATTCAGAGACGCCATCGAACACGCCCACGAGTTCTATCAGCTGCGCCATGAGCCCTGGCTGTACTACACGAGCTTCGAGCGCATGAAGAAGGATCTCCGAGCTGTGGTCGAGGATCTGTGTCGCTTTCTGAACAAACCCATAGCGGATCAGCCAATGGATCAACtgctgaagcatctatcttttGAGGAGATGAAAAGTAAGTATGTCACTTAAATGAAGTTCATCTATTTTTTGGGATTATTTCGAGTACAGAAAATCCAACAACGAATCATCTGTGGGAGATATCGCAAGTGAATCACAAAGATGCCGGCAAGGAAAAGCACAAGTAAGTAAAAGATT
It encodes the following:
- the LOC108158683 gene encoding sulfotransferase 1E1-like encodes the protein MERERVTPKSYPTSLIDKDWSKRELFFKSNSQRFLDAVHDLEVRDDDVWVVTLPKCGTTWMQELVWLLINDCNFEAALAKDLELRSPFVEFNFNTHGDDSRVFAPVQDIVSPRVIKSHLPLPLLPAQLWQKRHKVVYVFRNPLDALVSRYYHGVTYGHNYGKTLTQFIEENLDTDATFRDAIEHAHEFYQLRHEPWLYYTSFERMKKDLRAVVEDLCRFLNKPIADQPMDQLLKHLSFEEMKKNPTTNHLWEISQVNHKDAGKEKHNFVRRGKVNGYKDELSGEQIEKANHYIQRCLEEKAVTLDKLLLLNDP